One window from the genome of Mycolicibacterium gadium encodes:
- a CDS encoding phosphotransferase family protein: MDSAGLPGRGEPLQADFLSGGTQNIIYKISRGENVCVLRMPPTGAPPDRDKGILREWRIIEALDGTDVPHTAAVGVCADASVLGRPFYLMGFVDGWSPMDQYGKWPEPFDSDMATRAGLSYQLAEGIALLSKVDWKAKGLQDLGRPDGFHERQVDRWIAFFERIKGREIDGLDVATRWLRNHRPLDFIPGLMHGDYQFANVMYRHGAPAQMAAIVDWEMGTVGDPKLDLGWMVQSWPEDTDEPSAMSYVDMRGMPSRTAVIDHYAKVSGRQVDDLDYYLVLAKWKLAIVLEQGFQRAGDNENLLAYGPVITSLMRSAADLAEASDYR; encoded by the coding sequence ATGGACAGTGCGGGACTGCCCGGTAGGGGCGAGCCCCTCCAAGCCGACTTCCTGTCCGGCGGTACGCAGAACATCATCTACAAGATCAGCCGAGGCGAGAACGTGTGCGTCCTGCGTATGCCGCCTACGGGCGCCCCGCCCGATCGGGACAAGGGCATTCTGCGGGAATGGCGAATCATCGAGGCGCTCGACGGCACCGACGTACCGCATACCGCGGCGGTGGGCGTCTGCGCAGACGCGTCGGTTCTCGGCCGACCCTTCTATCTGATGGGATTCGTCGACGGCTGGTCGCCGATGGACCAATACGGCAAGTGGCCCGAGCCGTTCGACAGCGACATGGCGACACGTGCCGGGCTGTCATATCAGCTCGCCGAGGGCATCGCCCTGCTGTCGAAGGTCGACTGGAAAGCCAAGGGACTGCAGGATCTTGGCCGTCCCGACGGATTCCACGAACGCCAGGTCGACCGGTGGATCGCGTTCTTCGAGCGGATCAAGGGCCGAGAGATCGACGGCCTCGACGTCGCGACGCGATGGCTGCGCAACCACCGTCCCCTCGACTTCATCCCGGGCCTGATGCACGGCGACTACCAGTTCGCCAACGTGATGTACCGGCACGGCGCCCCGGCGCAAATGGCCGCGATCGTCGACTGGGAGATGGGTACGGTCGGTGATCCGAAGCTCGACCTCGGCTGGATGGTGCAGAGCTGGCCCGAGGACACCGACGAGCCGTCGGCGATGAGCTATGTCGACATGCGCGGCATGCCGTCGCGTACCGCGGTGATCGATCACTACGCGAAGGTGTCCGGACGTCAGGTCGACGATCTCGACTACTACCTGGTGCTGGCCAAGTGGAAGCTCGCGATCGTCCTGGAACAGGGCTTTCAGCGCGCGGGCGACAACGAGAATCTGCTTGCCTACGGGCCCGTCATCACCTCGTTGATGCGTTCGGCGGCCGATCTCGCGGAAGCCAGCGACTACCGGTGA
- a CDS encoding NADPH:quinone oxidoreductase family protein, giving the protein MRAAVCPQYGPPDVVRIEEQPSPRVATGQIRIRVAAAAVNFPDVLLIADRYQVTVPAPFIPGSEFAGVIVETGPGTTGFTVGDRVTGAAMFGAFAEEVAADPAGLARIPDGVDDRSAAAFGVAYRTAYHTLRSVARVRSGDQVVVLGAGGGVGLAAVQLAVQLGASVTAVASSDEKLAAADSYGARHLINHRSGALRDALRAALPDGADAVVDPVGGELSEPALRSLRRGGRFVTVGFASGDIPRIPLNLVLVKGVHVLGFQFQDVPADEFTRNEGELRELLMSGAVRPHIGAVYPLAETVQALERVAEGRAIGKIVIDLSPQARADVKTP; this is encoded by the coding sequence GTGAGGGCCGCGGTCTGCCCGCAGTACGGACCACCGGACGTGGTCCGCATCGAGGAGCAGCCATCCCCGCGGGTCGCCACGGGACAGATCCGAATCCGTGTCGCAGCGGCCGCGGTCAACTTCCCCGACGTGCTGCTGATCGCCGACCGGTACCAGGTCACCGTGCCTGCCCCGTTCATCCCCGGCAGTGAGTTCGCCGGCGTCATCGTCGAAACCGGCCCTGGTACAACCGGGTTCACAGTGGGCGACCGGGTCACCGGCGCCGCGATGTTCGGCGCGTTCGCCGAAGAGGTCGCCGCCGATCCGGCCGGCCTCGCCCGAATCCCGGACGGCGTCGACGACCGAAGCGCCGCGGCGTTCGGCGTCGCGTACCGCACGGCCTATCACACGTTGCGATCGGTGGCGCGGGTGCGATCTGGCGATCAGGTGGTCGTGCTCGGCGCGGGCGGCGGCGTCGGTCTCGCCGCTGTCCAACTCGCCGTGCAACTCGGCGCCTCGGTGACCGCGGTGGCGTCCTCGGACGAGAAGCTGGCCGCCGCAGATTCTTACGGAGCGCGGCATTTGATCAACCATCGTTCGGGCGCGTTGCGCGATGCGTTGCGTGCAGCCTTGCCCGACGGCGCGGACGCGGTGGTCGATCCGGTCGGCGGCGAGCTGTCCGAGCCGGCTTTGCGCTCACTGCGGCGAGGCGGAAGGTTCGTGACCGTGGGCTTCGCCTCCGGCGACATCCCCCGCATCCCGCTGAATCTTGTTCTGGTGAAGGGGGTTCACGTCCTGGGCTTCCAATTCCAGGATGTTCCCGCCGACGAATTCACCCGTAATGAGGGCGAGCTCCGTGAACTTCTGATGAGCGGCGCGGTCCGCCCGCACATCGGGGCGGTCTATCCGCTCGCCGAGACGGTCCAGGCGCTCGAGCGCGTCGCCGAGGGCCGCGCGATCGGCAAGATTGTGATCGACCTCTCCCCACAAGCGCGAGCAGACGTGAAAACCCCCTAA
- a CDS encoding enoyl-CoA hydratase/isomerase family protein translates to MTTEQVLLSADVDGVRTLTLNRPDRKNAINPQLWEELADALRAAARDTELRALVITGAGGAFCSGADIGTPEDIHPRHKLRRLTEVALALHELTVPTIAKVTGVAVGAGWNLALGCDLVVATPESRFCQIFSKRGLSVDLGGSWLLPKLVGLQQAKRLVLLADMIDAAEAHSLGLVTWIKAADEIDGFVDDLAGRLAAGPPVALAQSKALLNDGAVVTLREALANEARAQPGNFATADSTEAYAAFAQKREAAFTGRWAVPPRSE, encoded by the coding sequence GTGACCACCGAACAGGTGCTGTTGAGCGCCGACGTCGACGGTGTGCGGACACTCACGCTCAACCGGCCCGACCGCAAGAACGCCATCAACCCCCAGCTGTGGGAGGAATTGGCCGACGCCCTGCGCGCCGCCGCACGGGACACCGAGTTGCGCGCGCTGGTGATCACCGGCGCCGGCGGAGCCTTCTGCTCGGGTGCGGACATCGGGACGCCGGAGGATATTCATCCCCGGCACAAGCTGCGCCGGCTCACCGAGGTCGCGCTGGCACTGCACGAACTCACCGTCCCAACAATTGCGAAGGTGACCGGTGTCGCCGTCGGCGCGGGCTGGAACCTCGCGCTGGGATGCGACCTGGTGGTGGCGACGCCCGAGTCGCGGTTCTGCCAGATCTTCTCCAAGCGCGGCCTGTCGGTCGACCTCGGCGGTTCGTGGCTGTTGCCCAAGCTCGTGGGCCTGCAGCAGGCCAAGCGGCTGGTGCTGCTGGCCGACATGATCGACGCGGCCGAGGCCCACTCGCTGGGCTTGGTCACCTGGATCAAGGCGGCCGACGAGATCGACGGGTTCGTCGACGACCTTGCCGGCCGCCTCGCCGCGGGCCCGCCCGTCGCGCTGGCACAGAGCAAGGCCCTGCTCAACGACGGTGCCGTGGTGACGCTGCGCGAAGCGCTGGCCAACGAGGCCCGCGCGCAGCCCGGCAACTTCGCCACAGCAGACTCAACGGAGGCGTACGCGGCGTTCGCGCAGAAGCGCGAGGCGGCGTTCACTGGTCGATGGGCCGTACCGCCCAGATCGGAGTAA
- a CDS encoding acyl-CoA dehydrogenase family protein — protein MAWDFETDPEYQKVLDWADEFVREEIEPLDLAFPHLQFVPLEGKRRDAIDPLKEEVRRRGLWATHLGPELGGQGYGQLKLALLNEILGRSQWAPIVFGCQAPDTGNAEIIAHYGTDEQKQRYLMPLLNGELFSCYSMTEPHAGADPTLFTTSAVRDGDDWVINGHKFFSSNARTASFLIVMVVTNPDVSAYQGMSMFLVPTNTPGVNIIRNVGLYGEPEGQGSHALIHYDNVRVPAEALLGGEGQAFVIAQTRLGGGRIHHAMRTIGMSQRALDMMCERALSRETQGSRLSDKQFVQGYIADSYAQLLQFRLMVLYTAWEIDKYNDYKKVRKDIAAVKVAMPTVLHDIAWRAMQVHGALGVTNEMPFLGMVTGAAVMGLADGPTEVHKTTVAKQVLRDYRPTEDTWPTEWEPRKREAARAKYADYLENEVGNL, from the coding sequence GTGGCGTGGGATTTCGAGACAGACCCCGAATACCAGAAGGTGTTGGATTGGGCCGACGAGTTCGTCCGCGAGGAGATCGAACCGCTGGACCTCGCGTTTCCGCACCTGCAGTTCGTGCCGCTGGAAGGCAAGCGGCGAGATGCGATCGACCCCCTGAAGGAGGAGGTGCGACGGCGTGGTCTGTGGGCCACTCACCTCGGACCCGAACTCGGCGGACAGGGTTACGGGCAACTGAAACTCGCACTACTCAACGAGATCCTCGGCCGCTCGCAATGGGCGCCGATCGTGTTCGGCTGCCAGGCGCCCGACACCGGCAACGCCGAGATCATCGCCCACTACGGCACCGACGAGCAGAAGCAGCGGTACCTGATGCCGCTACTCAACGGCGAACTGTTCTCCTGCTACTCGATGACCGAACCGCACGCCGGCGCCGATCCCACCCTCTTCACGACGTCCGCGGTACGCGACGGTGACGACTGGGTGATCAACGGCCACAAGTTCTTCTCCTCCAACGCCAGGACGGCATCGTTCCTCATCGTGATGGTGGTGACGAATCCCGATGTCAGCGCGTACCAAGGGATGTCGATGTTCCTGGTGCCTACCAACACCCCGGGGGTGAACATCATCCGCAACGTCGGGTTGTACGGTGAGCCCGAGGGGCAGGGCTCCCACGCATTGATCCACTACGACAACGTCCGGGTGCCCGCCGAGGCGCTACTCGGCGGCGAGGGCCAGGCGTTCGTCATCGCACAGACGCGGCTCGGCGGCGGACGCATCCACCATGCGATGCGGACCATCGGTATGTCGCAGAGGGCGCTGGACATGATGTGCGAACGCGCGCTCAGTCGCGAGACGCAGGGCAGCCGACTGTCGGACAAGCAGTTTGTGCAGGGTTACATCGCCGACTCCTACGCCCAGCTACTGCAGTTCCGGCTGATGGTGCTCTACACCGCGTGGGAGATCGACAAGTACAACGACTACAAGAAGGTGCGCAAGGACATCGCCGCGGTCAAGGTCGCCATGCCGACCGTGCTGCACGACATCGCTTGGCGGGCAATGCAAGTCCACGGCGCTCTGGGTGTCACGAACGAGATGCCCTTCCTCGGGATGGTCACCGGGGCCGCGGTTATGGGACTCGCCGACGGACCCACCGAGGTGCACAAGACGACGGTCGCGAAACAGGTGCTGCGCGACTACCGTCCCACCGAGGACACCTGGCCCACCGAATGGGAACCGCGCAAACGCGAAGCGGCCCGAGCGAAGTACGCCGATTACCTGGAGAATGAGGTCGGAAATCTGTGA
- a CDS encoding acyl-CoA dehydrogenase family protein, with translation MSFELTEDQQIIRKSVAELCSRFDDEYWMKKDLAHEFPQEFYDAIASGGWLGMTIPEEYGGHGLGITEATLLLEEVARSGAAMNGASAIHLTIFGMQPVVKHGSDELKAATLPRIVNGDLHVCFGVTEPGAGLDTSRITTFAKREGDKYRINGRKVWISKALESEKILLLTRTTPFDEVTKKTDGMTLFLTDLDRDHVDIRPIKKMGRNAVSSNEVFIDDLIVSESDRVGEEGKGFKYILDGLNPERMLIAAEALGIGRVALEKAVKYGNERVVFDRPIGMNQGLQFPLADSLARLDAAELVLRKASWLYDNGKPCGREANTAKYLCADAGFGAADRALQLHGGMGYSEEYHVSRYFRESRLMKIAPVSQEMILNFLGEHVLGMPRSY, from the coding sequence ATGAGTTTCGAGCTGACCGAAGATCAGCAGATCATCCGCAAGTCCGTCGCGGAGCTGTGCAGCAGGTTCGACGACGAATACTGGATGAAAAAGGATCTGGCGCACGAATTCCCGCAGGAGTTCTACGACGCGATCGCCTCCGGTGGATGGCTGGGGATGACCATCCCCGAGGAGTACGGCGGACATGGGCTGGGCATCACCGAGGCGACCCTGCTGCTGGAGGAGGTGGCACGGTCGGGCGCGGCGATGAACGGTGCCAGCGCAATCCACCTCACGATCTTCGGGATGCAGCCCGTCGTCAAACACGGCTCCGACGAACTCAAGGCCGCCACCCTGCCCCGCATCGTCAACGGCGATCTGCACGTGTGTTTCGGTGTCACCGAACCCGGTGCGGGACTGGACACATCGCGCATCACCACATTCGCCAAACGCGAGGGCGACAAGTACCGCATCAACGGTCGCAAGGTGTGGATCTCCAAGGCGCTGGAGTCGGAGAAGATCCTACTGCTCACGCGCACGACGCCGTTCGATGAGGTCACCAAGAAGACCGATGGCATGACGCTGTTCCTGACGGATCTGGACCGCGACCACGTCGACATCCGCCCGATCAAGAAGATGGGGCGAAATGCGGTCAGCTCCAACGAGGTATTCATCGACGACCTCATCGTTTCGGAATCCGACCGTGTCGGTGAAGAGGGCAAGGGGTTCAAGTACATCCTCGACGGGCTCAACCCGGAGCGAATGCTGATCGCCGCCGAGGCGTTGGGGATCGGCCGCGTGGCGTTGGAGAAGGCTGTCAAGTACGGCAATGAGCGCGTCGTCTTCGACCGTCCGATCGGTATGAATCAGGGACTGCAGTTCCCGCTCGCCGATTCGTTGGCTCGTCTGGACGCCGCCGAGTTGGTGCTGCGCAAGGCCTCGTGGCTCTACGACAACGGCAAGCCGTGCGGCCGAGAGGCGAACACCGCCAAATACCTCTGTGCCGACGCTGGATTCGGCGCCGCCGATCGTGCCCTTCAGCTACACGGCGGCATGGGTTACTCCGAGGAATACCACGTGTCGCGGTATTTCCGTGAGTCGAGGCTGATGAAGATCGCGCCGGTCAGTCAGGAGATGATCCTGAACTTCCTCGGCGAACACGTACTCGGAATGCCGAGGAGTTACTGA
- a CDS encoding TetR/AcrR family transcriptional regulator, translated as MTAPRPYDSLLAKGEDRRQRILAVAERLLARNGWRNTSLAQIAKEAGVTPAGLLHHFESKEQLLNAVLDARDADDEIHADYRSGDLITELSRVPERFDRAPELVGTFTVLLVENIAPDAPLHDRLHHRYREAVSIIVDLIKQGQSDGRYRPDFDAAGKAVEILAFINGMETLWLLDPSIPLAEVFKGYAESLDRDFSPRSPM; from the coding sequence GTGACAGCCCCACGGCCCTATGACAGCCTTCTCGCCAAAGGCGAGGATCGCAGGCAGCGGATACTCGCCGTGGCTGAGCGGCTACTGGCGCGCAACGGCTGGCGGAACACCTCGCTGGCGCAGATCGCCAAGGAGGCCGGGGTGACCCCGGCGGGACTGTTGCACCACTTCGAATCCAAGGAGCAGTTGCTCAACGCCGTTCTTGATGCCCGTGACGCCGACGACGAGATCCATGCCGACTACCGCTCCGGTGATCTGATCACCGAACTCAGTCGCGTACCCGAACGATTCGACCGTGCCCCCGAGTTGGTCGGGACTTTCACGGTGCTGCTGGTCGAGAACATCGCACCGGATGCGCCGCTGCACGACCGGCTGCACCACAGGTACCGCGAAGCGGTGAGCATCATCGTCGACCTCATCAAACAGGGCCAGAGCGACGGCCGGTATCGCCCAGATTTCGACGCGGCCGGAAAGGCCGTCGAGATTCTCGCATTTATCAATGGAATGGAGACCCTATGGCTACTCGATCCCTCAATCCCGCTGGCCGAGGTGTTCAAGGGGTACGCGGAATCACTGGATCGCGACTTCTCTCCGAGGAGCCCGATGTGA
- a CDS encoding thiolase family protein, translating to MRETVIVEAVRTPVGKRNGGLSDMHAADLSAIVLNALVERAGIDPDIVDDVVWGCVSQVGDQSSNIGRYSVLAAGWPEHIPGTTVNRACGSSQQALDFAVQAVMSGQQDVVVGGGVEVMSRVPLGSARASGKPYGPKVLERYSDFSFNQGISAELISQKWGFSRTRLDEYSVRSHELAATAQDNGAFETQIMPVFTDGEPVVADEGVRRGSTVEKLAGLKPAFKEDGVIHAGNSSQISDGAAALLIMTAENAVAMGLRPIARYRAGAVTGADPVLMLTGPIPATEKVLHKAGIGIDEVGVFEVNEAFAPVPLAWLAETGVDEAKLNPLGGAIALGHPLGASGAVLMTRMVNHMRDNGIRFGLQTMCEGGGTANATLVELIA from the coding sequence ATGCGTGAAACCGTGATCGTCGAGGCGGTGCGTACCCCCGTCGGCAAGCGCAACGGGGGACTGTCGGACATGCACGCCGCGGACCTGTCCGCCATTGTGCTCAACGCACTCGTCGAGCGTGCGGGCATAGATCCCGACATCGTCGACGACGTGGTGTGGGGTTGTGTCTCGCAGGTCGGCGACCAGTCGAGCAACATCGGCAGGTACTCGGTGCTCGCCGCCGGTTGGCCGGAGCACATACCGGGCACGACGGTGAACCGCGCCTGCGGGTCGAGCCAACAGGCGCTCGATTTCGCGGTGCAGGCCGTGATGTCGGGTCAGCAGGACGTCGTCGTCGGGGGCGGGGTCGAGGTGATGAGCCGGGTGCCGCTTGGTTCGGCCCGGGCGTCCGGCAAGCCGTACGGCCCGAAAGTGCTTGAGCGCTACAGCGACTTCTCGTTCAATCAGGGCATCTCTGCGGAGTTGATCTCGCAGAAGTGGGGCTTCTCGCGGACCCGGCTCGACGAGTACTCCGTGCGCTCACACGAGCTGGCTGCCACCGCGCAGGACAACGGTGCGTTCGAAACACAGATCATGCCGGTGTTCACCGACGGCGAGCCCGTCGTGGCCGACGAGGGAGTCCGGCGGGGGAGCACCGTCGAGAAGCTCGCCGGGCTCAAGCCCGCGTTCAAGGAGGACGGCGTCATCCACGCGGGCAACTCGTCGCAGATCTCCGACGGCGCCGCCGCGCTGCTGATCATGACCGCGGAAAACGCTGTGGCGATGGGGTTGCGACCGATCGCGCGGTACCGCGCGGGGGCGGTCACCGGGGCGGATCCCGTGCTGATGCTGACCGGTCCGATCCCCGCGACCGAGAAGGTGTTGCACAAGGCGGGCATCGGCATCGACGAGGTCGGTGTTTTCGAGGTGAACGAGGCCTTCGCGCCGGTGCCCCTGGCCTGGCTGGCGGAGACCGGTGTCGACGAGGCGAAGCTCAACCCGCTCGGCGGCGCCATCGCGCTGGGCCACCCGCTGGGCGCGTCCGGAGCGGTACTGATGACCCGCATGGTCAATCACATGCGCGACAACGGCATTCGCTTCGGCCTGCAGACCATGTGTGAGGGTGGCGGCACCGCAAACGCCACACTTGTCGAACTCATCGCCTAG
- a CDS encoding CaiB/BaiF CoA transferase family protein, which yields MNAPLAGVTIVAMEQAVAAPICTRVLADFGARVIKVENPNGGDFARAYDDVVNGPGGLAAHFVWCNRGKESVTLNTKSPQGLDLLHRLLDGADAFVSNLAPGSTARMGLSAADLAQRHPNVIPVEIDGYGPGGPISHKRAYDLLVQAESGSCAITGYPGMPAKPGPAIADFTTGLYAAISILALLFARGKRPDGTATAPSVELSLFDVMTDVMGYALTYTQHSGIDQEPLGVGSPAVAPYGAFPTRDGQTVVLGTTNDREWQRVAREIIDRPDLADDPRFATNPGRCENRTILDEAIGSWCARHDLADIQRTADAAGIGNSRYNLPSEVVVHPQLTARDRWRTVGTSAGDIQALRPPPVISGFEQSMGAVPGLGEHTDSVLSELGLTAAELSQLRADGVIGPAYT from the coding sequence ATGAATGCGCCGTTGGCCGGTGTCACCATCGTGGCGATGGAACAGGCGGTCGCCGCCCCGATATGTACCCGCGTGCTTGCCGACTTCGGTGCGCGCGTGATCAAGGTGGAGAACCCCAACGGGGGTGACTTCGCCCGCGCCTACGACGATGTCGTCAACGGTCCGGGCGGTCTTGCCGCGCACTTCGTGTGGTGCAACCGGGGCAAGGAATCCGTCACCCTGAACACGAAATCGCCGCAGGGTTTGGACCTCCTGCACCGCCTCCTCGACGGCGCCGACGCGTTCGTCTCCAACCTCGCGCCGGGATCCACGGCACGGATGGGCCTCTCGGCCGCCGATCTGGCGCAGCGCCACCCCAACGTCATCCCCGTCGAAATCGACGGCTACGGACCAGGTGGTCCCATCTCACACAAGCGCGCGTACGACCTTCTGGTGCAAGCGGAATCGGGGTCATGTGCCATCACGGGCTATCCAGGGATGCCCGCCAAGCCCGGACCTGCGATCGCTGACTTCACGACTGGCCTCTATGCTGCGATCTCGATTCTCGCGCTGTTGTTCGCGCGCGGAAAGCGACCCGATGGCACCGCCACCGCCCCGTCGGTCGAACTCAGCCTTTTCGACGTCATGACCGATGTCATGGGCTATGCGCTGACCTACACGCAGCATTCGGGAATTGACCAGGAGCCACTTGGCGTCGGATCTCCCGCGGTCGCGCCGTATGGCGCGTTTCCGACCCGCGATGGCCAGACCGTCGTGCTCGGGACGACGAACGACCGCGAATGGCAACGCGTTGCCCGCGAGATCATCGACCGGCCCGATCTGGCCGACGATCCGCGCTTCGCCACCAACCCGGGGCGCTGCGAGAACCGCACCATCCTCGACGAGGCCATCGGATCATGGTGTGCCCGGCATGATCTCGCCGATATCCAGAGGACGGCCGACGCCGCGGGTATCGGCAACTCGCGCTACAACCTGCCGAGCGAAGTCGTCGTGCATCCCCAGCTGACCGCACGGGACCGCTGGCGCACCGTGGGTACCTCAGCGGGCGACATCCAGGCCTTGCGGCCGCCGCCGGTGATCAGTGGATTCGAACAGTCGATGGGTGCGGTGCCGGGGCTGGGTGAGCACACCGACAGCGTCCTGAGTGAATTGGGTTTGACCGCAGCCGAACTCAGTCAGCTTCGGGCCGACGGAGTGATCGGACCCGCGTACACGTGA
- a CDS encoding SDR family NAD(P)-dependent oxidoreductase, which produces MGYFDLTGRSALVTGAGAGGGIGAAVAAALADAGAAVLVTDLDADAASAVAERIRAKGGKADSCALDVSDRGAADAAAAQAAGLGGGALHILVNNAGVTSPAMFPKLTDETFRLTFDIHVMGTFHCTQAALPHIPTDGTGRVINVTSAAGLTGTLGQVNYSAAKAGLIGFTKSLARELAPKNIMVNALAPLAATPMTETIRTNEKFAANMMNRIPLKRWAEPSEIAGAFVFMASDAASYITGQVLPVDGGMVI; this is translated from the coding sequence ATGGGCTACTTCGATCTCACCGGCCGCTCGGCGCTGGTGACAGGGGCGGGCGCGGGCGGTGGCATCGGTGCTGCGGTCGCCGCGGCGCTCGCCGATGCAGGCGCGGCCGTCCTGGTGACCGATCTCGACGCGGACGCGGCATCGGCTGTGGCCGAACGCATCCGCGCCAAGGGCGGTAAGGCCGACTCGTGCGCGCTGGACGTCAGTGACCGCGGTGCCGCCGACGCGGCCGCCGCGCAGGCCGCCGGGCTCGGCGGGGGAGCGCTGCACATCCTGGTCAACAACGCCGGTGTCACGTCACCCGCGATGTTTCCCAAGCTGACGGATGAGACGTTCCGGTTGACGTTCGACATTCACGTCATGGGCACATTCCACTGCACCCAGGCCGCACTGCCGCACATCCCCACCGACGGCACGGGCCGCGTCATCAATGTGACGTCGGCGGCGGGGCTGACCGGAACCCTCGGCCAGGTCAACTATTCGGCGGCCAAGGCCGGCCTCATCGGTTTCACGAAATCGCTTGCGCGCGAGTTGGCTCCGAAGAACATCATGGTCAACGCCCTCGCGCCACTCGCCGCGACGCCCATGACGGAGACCATCCGCACCAACGAGAAGTTCGCCGCTAACATGATGAACCGCATTCCGCTCAAACGGTGGGCGGAACCGTCGGAGATCGCGGGCGCTTTCGTCTTCATGGCGTCCGATGCGGCCTCTTACATCACCGGCCAGGTGTTGCCGGTCGACGGCGGCATGGTCATATAA
- a CDS encoding acyl-CoA dehydrogenase family protein: protein MRRDLFTEDHEAFRELARDFVEKEVVPHYPEWEKGGRMPREVFKQMGALGLLGTAIPEEYGGGGQPDYRYFVVMQEEAARALVTLSTVRTQLEVILPYFLHYANEEQRKRWFPGLAAGELLTAVAMTEPGTGSDLAGMRTTAVRDGDHWIINGAKTFITGGMQADLVIVVARTATDPDNRRKGLTLFVVEDGMPGFTRGRELEKMGCKVQDTAELSFVDVRVPAANMLGEEGEAFGYLGHNLPQERLTVAVGSVSQARSAIAAAIDYTKSRKAFGTPVASFQNTKFELAACSTEVEAAQAMLDRAIMLHVEGELAPADAARVKLFCTEMQQRVIDRCLQLFGGYGYMMEYPIARLYTDARVARIYAGTSEVMKVMIAKSLGL from the coding sequence ATGCGCAGAGATCTCTTCACCGAAGACCACGAAGCGTTTCGCGAGCTCGCCCGAGACTTCGTCGAGAAGGAGGTCGTCCCGCACTACCCGGAGTGGGAGAAGGGCGGACGCATGCCGCGCGAGGTGTTCAAGCAGATGGGCGCGCTGGGCCTGCTGGGCACCGCCATCCCCGAGGAGTACGGCGGTGGCGGTCAACCCGATTACCGCTACTTCGTCGTCATGCAGGAGGAGGCGGCCCGGGCGCTGGTGACCCTGTCGACGGTGCGCACCCAGCTCGAGGTGATCCTGCCCTACTTCCTGCACTACGCGAACGAGGAGCAGCGCAAGCGTTGGTTCCCCGGGCTGGCAGCGGGTGAACTGCTGACCGCGGTCGCGATGACCGAACCGGGCACGGGATCGGACTTGGCTGGGATGCGCACGACGGCGGTGCGCGACGGTGACCACTGGATCATCAACGGCGCCAAGACATTCATCACCGGAGGTATGCAGGCCGATCTGGTGATCGTGGTGGCCCGCACGGCAACCGATCCGGACAACCGTCGCAAGGGGCTGACGCTGTTCGTCGTCGAGGACGGCATGCCCGGCTTCACCCGCGGCCGCGAGCTGGAGAAGATGGGCTGCAAGGTGCAGGACACCGCCGAGTTGTCCTTCGTCGATGTGCGGGTACCCGCCGCCAACATGCTCGGCGAGGAGGGTGAGGCGTTCGGCTACCTCGGCCACAACCTGCCGCAGGAGCGGCTCACTGTCGCGGTGGGATCGGTGTCGCAGGCGCGGTCGGCCATTGCCGCGGCGATCGACTACACCAAGAGCCGCAAGGCGTTCGGCACGCCGGTCGCGTCGTTCCAGAACACGAAGTTCGAGCTGGCCGCCTGCTCGACGGAGGTCGAGGCCGCCCAGGCCATGCTCGACCGGGCGATCATGCTTCACGTCGAAGGGGAGCTGGCGCCCGCCGACGCGGCGCGGGTGAAGCTGTTCTGCACCGAGATGCAGCAGCGAGTGATCGACCGATGCCTGCAGCTGTTCGGCGGATACGGCTACATGATGGAGTATCCGATCGCCCGGCTGTACACCGATGCGCGCGTGGCCCGGATCTACGCGGGCACCAGCGAGGTCATGAAGGTGATGATCGCCAAGTCCCTCGGTTTGTAG